The Arthrobacter sp. D5-1 genome segment AACCGGAAACCACCACGACGACGGCAGGTCCGGTTTGCGCCAAGGGAACCGGCTCGGCACCCGGGCCAAGTTCAATGCGCTGCAACTGGAATTCCTTGAAGGGCGGCCGGTACAGCTCCTGCCCGAATTCGGTGCCACTGACCTGGACGCGCGGCACTCCGAGGGCTTCAAACCGGACCGTCTTCAGCAATTCCGGAACGTCCACATGCTTGGGGGTGAGCCCGCCCCGAAGCACGTTGTCGGAGGAAGCCATGACTTCAACGCCCAGCCCATGAAGATACGCGTGAATGTTTCCCGCAGGCAGGTAAACCACCTCGCCGGGCTCCAGGGTGAGGTGGTTGAGGAGAAGTGAGATGAGGACGCCGGGATCGCCGGGGAAGGCCTCGTTGATATCCAGCATTGCCGTCAGGGCTTCCCGGTGCGGCTCCAGCGGAGCTCCGGCGGACAGGACCGCCACTACCTCGTTGATGGCGTCGGAGATATCTCCGCCACCCTCGATAAGGCGGCTGAAAGCTGCCTTGAGCGCAGTGGCTTCGTCGGCCTGGGCGAGATCGGAGATGACGTCCTGGATGACTGCCGGTACGTCCACCGCCGCTGCATCGAGGACCTGCGCCAGGTGCTCAAAGATGCTCCGCGAATCAGCGGGGGAACGGAAACCACACAAGGCCCTGAACGGAGTGAGGGGAAAAACCATCTCAGGCTTGTGGTTGTTGTCGCGGTAGTTGCGATCCGCTGCGTCCGCGGGGATCCCGGCGGCGTTCTCCCGGGCAAAGCCTTCCCGGGCCTGTTCCAGGCTGGGGTGCACCTGCAGGGACAACGGCTGTTCCGCTGCCAGCAACTTGGTGAGGAACGGCAGCCGCGGTCCGAATTCGGCCAGGCTCTCCGCACCCAGGAAACGCTGGGGATCGGACTCGATCAAGGCGTTCAGGGGTTGGGTCACGCCGTTGGGGTGAAGGGCAGTGGAGGGGGAGTCCGGGTGGGCGCCGATCCACAGTTCGGCTTCGGGGCCACCTGATGCCGGCCGCCCCAGCAAGTCTGCGATCGCCGTCGTCGAACCCCACGCGTAGGGTCGCAAAACATTCTCAATCTGGTACACGAAAGAAGGTCCTTATCGTTGCGCTGGACGTGGGGTGGAGGGGATCTGCACGCCTACAGCGGTGCGCACTGTCCGTTGGTGGCTACGAGATCCCGGATGCCTTGCTCATCGCCCTGGGCCTTAAGGCCGTTGAGCAGTTCGATGGTGATGGGGGTGCCATCCGGAGTGGTGGTCACCGGGGTGAAATCGGCCGACGGCGAGGGAAGCTGGCTTGTGGGGAGGCGCCCTGCAACCGGCCCGGCAGCCACGATGGTGCCGGCAGCAGCGCCGTTGGGCGATACGACGGCATCATCGGCTTTGGGGGCGTTGGACGACGCCAGGACTTCCTGGACCTTGGAGTGGATGAGGTCGAAGTCGGGCACGGTGGAGAAGGACGCGTCGAAGTCCGGTGGGCCGATGGTGAGCCGCTTGACGGGCTGGTTCTTGGACTTCAGGGCGAGGTCCACGAAGCTGCCCAGCTGGTTGGAAGAAATATTG includes the following:
- the manA gene encoding mannose-6-phosphate isomerase, class I; the protein is MYQIENVLRPYAWGSTTAIADLLGRPASGGPEAELWIGAHPDSPSTALHPNGVTQPLNALIESDPQRFLGAESLAEFGPRLPFLTKLLAAEQPLSLQVHPSLEQAREGFARENAAGIPADAADRNYRDNNHKPEMVFPLTPFRALCGFRSPADSRSIFEHLAQVLDAAAVDVPAVIQDVISDLAQADEATALKAAFSRLIEGGGDISDAINEVVAVLSAGAPLEPHREALTAMLDINEAFPGDPGVLISLLLNHLTLEPGEVVYLPAGNIHAYLHGLGVEVMASSDNVLRGGLTPKHVDVPELLKTVRFEALGVPRVQVSGTEFGQELYRPPFKEFQLQRIELGPGAEPVPLAQTGPAVVVVVSGSVLLDSPKSDLRLERGAAAFIPDLEAPVNVHPVQGATETSIAFAVTTGLGN